The following are from one region of the Aspergillus chevalieri M1 DNA, chromosome 1, nearly complete sequence genome:
- a CDS encoding uncharacterized protein (COG:D;~EggNog:ENOG410PH0E;~InterPro:IPR007587;~PFAM:PF04499;~go_function: GO:0019903 - protein phosphatase binding [Evidence IEA];~go_process: GO:0043666 - regulation of phosphoprotein phosphatase activity [Evidence IEA]) encodes MFWRFGGYAGISTIDALLDKPDVSLEELLDESEVIQELNQNNNKLIEYLREDNVLKRLMDYVIAPSLVNDDDDADELDDSNVGEEEKKKTTDPLKEALDPEDLERAENNRLRHAYVACELLSTPTWSIIESIMLNQEHLRDFWGFLRRPPSLDPLQASYFTKVNETMFDRKTEDMLEFFKSLDGILPAILQHIDNPMVMDLLLKIISLEKTEGGQGIVDWLKAQGLIPTLLSFLSPEYPATVQTSSGDFIKAIITISANAIQNDDSCIGPNSLTRELVSAPCVESLINSMLQGGNPLTVGVGIIIEVIRKNNSDYDPPGINAPGTIPTTYDPIYLGTLLRIFGQRIPNFMALLNSSKHTVNEGGQVKRVERVDLTSPWGAKVEPLGFDRFKTCELMAELLHCSNMGLLNQPGSEHYIRERDAERERLVREGALHVHGEGFSSVDFNDSSDFVNGSSVLGSGSPEDVKTLEVTNAGEEEGFEDVSASSILVNNVQDAASSQETKNEPAASEPARPMSPTASGLTEQMGDIKLEGEQGSKEPTAEDRTSAKRETQEPKEQEPASAPMSSNPDDVPAPLFASKQQEGPSTAGETEPPAEKNKGQKDEKIPELKLHPFAQADINGQPVVGDYLKIMFVEHKVVPTILGFFFRFPWNNFLHNVVYDVVQQVFNGHMDRGYNRVLAIDVFETGRISQQIYEGQKRNDEVQQAKRIRLGYMGHLTLIAEEVVKFTERHPPELLSPAVMEYVLNPDWIDYVEQTLSETRERDNAILGGVRPDMTIGQRQSMLGQGQGFGGSSALAEAGLNGGVNVSDFQGFDMSQGSASGGAFGLAGGGGHSLLSGFGSSSDEDEDMEDQDDRNTSHESAEGGGENSSENSTSQPIPILPPPPAPLSTGPSRARRQLAARLAAQKQQAAEDAENEGEEDRSNDNGNENTDTQWPSNPFVIAGLEDDGNDDDQSAAFPSEDFKDEPFASPTFPDARFSPPDSFSTNSSDDDRLEGTRRNDRAPLEVDDDDDEMGEMVGPSVGSTMMDSDDDDEAIINESLGYPNRYQNFRRPRIGTSPFGDNDEQNDSSDGEDEGLVEILVPGRKNSTSPQT; translated from the exons ATGTTTTGGCGGTTTGGTGGATACGCCGGTATCTCCACCATCGATGCCCTGCTCGATAAGCCGGATGTGTCCCTGGAAGAACTCTTGGACGAGTCGGAGGTGATCCAGGAATTGAACCAAAATAATAACAAGCTCATCGAGTATTTACGAGAGGATAATGTCTTGAAACGGCTCATGGACTATGTGATCGCACCGAGTCTGGTaaacgacgatgatgacgcGGACGAACTTGACGACAGCAACGTtggcgaggaagaaaaaaagaagacgACCGATCCGCTCAAGGAGGCACTAGATCCGGAGGACTTGGAAAGGGCGGAGAACAACCGCCTTAGACATGCCTATGTTGCATGCGAGCTTCTTTCGACGCCGACATGGTCGATAATCGAATCCATTATGCTGAATCAGGAGCACCTGCGGGATTTCTGGGGCTTTCTGAGGAGGCCTCCGTCTTTGGATCCTCTCCAAGCAAGTTATTTCACGAAGGTTAACGAGACTATGTTCGATCGCAAGACCGAGGATATGCTGGAATTCTTCAAATCCCTTGATGGGATCCTGCCTGCGATTCTTCAGCATATTGACAACCCGATGGTCATGGATCTGTTGCTGAAGATCATCAGTTTGGAAAAGACTGAAGGTGGTCAGGGAATTGTGGAC TGGCTGAAAGCTCAAGGCTTGATTCCgactcttctttcctttctctccccCGAATATCCCGCGACTGTTCAAACTTCTTCTGGTGACTTCATTAAGGCCATCATCACTATCTCCGCCAACGCAATTCAGAACGACGATTCGTGTATCGGTCCCAATAGCTTGACGAGGGAATTAGTATCTGCACCGTGCGTGGAGAGTTTGATAAATTCGATGCTGCAAGGTGGAAATCCTCTAACGGTGGGCGTGGGAATAATTATCGAGGTTATTCGGAAGAACAACTCTGATTATGACCCGCCTGGTATCAACGCCCCTGGTACAATACCGACGACATATGACCCCATTTATCTCGGCACGCTTCTTCGAATATTTGGCCAGCGCATCCCAAATTTCATGGCATTGCTCAACAGCTCGAAACATACTGTCAACGAAGGCGGACAGGTGAAGAGGGTGGAGAGAGTAGATCTCACTTCTCCTTGGGGCGCCAAAGTTGAGCCGCTGGGCTTCGACCGGTTCAAAACCTGCGAATTGATGGCCGAATTATTACACTGCAGTAATATGGGTCTTTTGAACCAACCTGGAAGCGAGCACTATATCCGGGAAAGGGATGCTGAGCGTGAACGGCTCGTTCGGGAAGGCGCTCTTCACGTGCATGGAGAAGGGTTTTCCAGCGTTGATTTCAATGATTCCTCCGATTTTGTCAACGGGTCATCCGTTCTTGGTTCGGGGTCGCCGGAGGATGTGAAGACACTCGAAGTCACGAATGCCGGCGAGGAGGAGGGCTTTGAAGATGTCTCTGCATCAAGCATTCTCGTCAACAATGTGCAAGATGCTGCCAGCAGCCAAGAAACGAAGAACGAACCGGCAGCTTCAGAGCCAGCGCGTCCAATGTCACCCACCGCATCCGGTCTTACTGAACAAATGGGTGATATCAAGCTTGAAGGCGAACAAGGCTCGAAAGAACCTACCGCTGAGGACCGAACATCAGCGAAGCGAGAGACCCAGGAGCCAAAGGAACAAGAGCCGGCTTCTGCGCCAATGTCTTCGAATCCGGACGATGTCCCAGCTCCTCTCTTTGCCTCTAAGCAGCAAGAAGGGCCTTCAACTGCTGGCGAGACCGAGCCGCCTGCTGAAAAGAACAAGGGTCAAAAGGATGAGAAGATTCCGGAACTGAAACTTCACCCGTTCGCTCAAGCTGATATAAACGGCCAACCCGTTGTTGGTGATTATCTTAAAATCATGTTTGTGGAGCATAAGGTGGTGCCGACTATTTTG GGCTTCTTTTTCCGGTTTCCTTGGAACAACTTCCTTCACAATGTGGTTTACGATGTTGTTCAACAAGTATTCAACGGTCATATGGACCGTGGATACAACCGAGTATTGGCCATTGACGTTTTCGAGACCGGGCGGATCTCGCAACAGATCTACGAAGGTCAAAAGCGAAATGACGAAGTGCAGCAAGCCAAGCGGATCCGACTTGGCTACATGGGCCACTTGACTCTCATCGCGGAGGAAGTTGTTAAGTTCACTGAGCGGCATCCACCCGAGTTACTCTCTCCCGCGGTCATGGAATACGTACTAAATCCCGACTGGATTGATTACGTTGAGCAAACCTTGTCTGAGACAAGAGAACGTGACAACGCTATTCTTGGTGGAGTACGGCCGGACATGACTATCGGGCAACGACAGTCCATGCTCGGCCAAGGCCAAGGTTTCGGTGGTTCGTCGGCCCTTGCTGAAGCCGGCTTGAATGGCGGAGTCAATGTGTCCGACTTCCAGGGCTTCGATATGAGCCAGGGAAGCGCCTCTGGTGGAGCCTTTGGTCTTGCAGGTGGCGGCGGCCATTCTCTTCTGAGCGGCTTCGGAAGCTCGAgtgatgaagacgaagacatGGAGGACCAAGATGACCGGAATACTAGCCATGAGTCTGCTGAGGGCGGAGGCGAAAAT TCATCTGAGAACTCCACAAGTCAGCCTATTCCTATTCTCCCTCCGCCTCCGGCACCTCTGAGCACAGGCCCTTCTCGTGCTCGACGACAACTCGCCGCTCGGCTGGCAGCacagaagcagcaagcgGCAGAAGATGCCGAGAacgaaggagaagaggataGATCGAACGATAACGGTAATGAGAACACGGACACTCAATGGCCAAGCAACCCATTCGTGATTGCAGGGCTAGAGGATGACGGCAATGACGATGACCAAAGCGCAGCATTCCCATCGGAAGATTTCAAAGACGAACCTTTCGCGTCACCCACTTTCCCAGATGCCCGCTTTAGCCCTCCTGACTCCTTCTCGACCAATTCATCCGATGATGACCGGCTCGAAGGCACACGGCGTAACGACCGCGCACCTCTCGAGgtcgacgatgacgatgatgagatgGGCGAAATGGTGGGACCTTCTGTGGGATCCACGATGATGGATTcagacgacgatgacgaggccATCATTAACGAGTCACTGGGATATCCGAATCGATACCAGAACTTCCGGCGGCCACGCATTGGAACTTCACCATTTGGCGACAATGACGAGCAGAATGACAGTAGTGACGGCGAGGATGAAGGCTTAGTTGAGATCCTAGTACCAGGACGGAAAAACTCGACATCTCCCCAAACCTAA